Below is a genomic region from Eupeodes corollae chromosome 1, idEupCoro1.1, whole genome shotgun sequence.
GCTTAACTCACTACTGAAAAACTGGGCCTTAGTGTTAAACATGAATACCCTTATGTATGtagtttatttatatgtattttgtataaaatgaaaattaaaaataaaacacgaccaatcacataatgtacatatagtTATATGACACTTAAACTACAAAGACAGAGGAGAACAAACATACCTTTAGGTTCAGGATTCTTATTCTTAACGCCTTTCAAACGTGCAAGAAGAATTATTTGCATTGCTCTAttcattttgatgttaaaaaactttttgtttatgatAATTAATAGAACAGACtcttacatatatattatacaaaattctttcaCTTAATTACTCTTACAAcgatttaataatatatatttttatttcacttttatcaAACGACCATATTTACGCTTTCAAAACTCAAATTAGAATGGCTTATGTGTACATAAATCAGTTTCCCCttttagattcttttttaatCCAGCATACTTTGATCGGAGTAAAATggcttatttgaatttaaaacagcttttatttgaaaaatgttccgGGTAAAGTGACTTACGTCCGTTAAACAGTTgttccaaacaaaaaagttttttatttttttttcttttcgtttggAAAAGTGGCTTATGTTCTCATAGTTCAAACAAATCAAAGATTTCATTTAGGAAAAAAGGATTATGTCATTtacattaaaaactgaaaatggaAAACCGGCTTAAGtatacataaaatttaacttcaaataagattttgttttgaaaaagtggCTTAATTGTACTTAAAATTGTCTTCcttatcaaaaaactgaaattttaagtttttttaaaacggCTTAGTTACGCATaagccaaaacaaaattagatgaAAAAAGAATATGTACTTAAGACGCTTtaccaaaagcaaatttttaaatatgctgGAATTAAGCCGTTTTTACAATCCTGAAAGTGACTTCTAGATGGAATAGAAACAATCTGAAGACACAGAAATgtagataattttttattttatttaaatgttaaaaaaatcatttttggctTAAGTCGACTTAAGCCACTTTACCTTGTGAGCAGAGAACTATCtaacatgttttgtttttcatatcttgttgtcctttttttttattatatgtattttttttaattatttttttttgtttgtggcaCAGTGCCTATTCTACTTTTAACTAAatcctaaaactataaaacatgtatgtaagccggccaaggcttataagcccatcccgactacccaccaacaagtgccgattgaagccactaaaactagttctcctgcttcagcctatcagttcggtcccgttcgaacACAGCCCTGCTGAACTGAAGGAGCTCAACTCCGCCTTGTTCCAaaacgtcccgattgtacagaagTCACGGTTGTCGTtcgacgtggtagattaacggaactgccaatcagTCCTGTATCAGAACGCATCTGCCTTAAAAGAGGAATTCCTCTGGTGTAACGAAGCCGCTCtgaaaatactcgtcgttcggatagaacgccccgaaaatgaaattgttggtcgaagacatagctcttgcaatatgacctcgaacgagttttatcacgaaattgtcaattctgttgaatCAAGCCCCGATGTTTAGGACCTCCTTGGAACAGTAATGcacgaaagaagattcggctgttcgatataagccggtacagcgtcgtaaacactgccgctccaTTTGGGAAGgtgcaacgttgaaccacacaccttcactctggggtcaagccgactgctgtaaaacagccctTTCGTTAGAGCGAAAGCTCCTTTGGCCttgagtccggaacagaattggaTCCGCCTTTGGACAtaaattttcagtttccagtcgtcaaaatatcgctgaatcttgtcgaaatcacgctgcaagagaattatAATAACCTTAACCTTTCGAGCCGTTCTGTAcacaattagatcgtcggcgtaagcaattgcctttgtaagactacctaacagatcgctggtgtaaatgctgaggagaatcggcgaattcaccgctccctgttgaagaccatttttaattaagaatgttgtggtagaaggtTCATTGCCACTTtttacaacaaactttctaccgttaagcatatcatatagtatatacaacaatggcttgcttatgctaagcctgctcagttttaggtaaagaccctctaaccatacggtgtcaaaggccttttccaaatcaaccagaacagcacctgtgcattgttgttttgatttattccattggatattagaaacgagtttagacgcagcatgaattgtgtcatgacccgccttgaacccaaactgtttatccggaattattttaatgtccgcagcccacttattcagagccctattaatgatctttttgaaaactttgctgGTACTCGGAAAAAGACTTCTCAACCGAAcaatagtccaacgcactaactatcatgccacgagtactacaTTCGGCAAATGAAGTTGTCTGGATTAAATTCCAGCAGAGATGTCCAAGTGTCTACCATGTTTTACAGCCAATGGTGTCGTGCGTCAGCAATAAGGAGCGAAAAATGTTCTTCTAAAATGTCAGTTGCCTCGGACTTATCTGCGAAGACAAATCACTTCTCAtagttccacaaaaaatagtccagcggtgttaaatcacatgatcttcGAGGCACGtccatatattaaatttttgtaataaatttactcgattttaaaaagtgacagctgtcaaaaagacaaacccgaaaaaagtattgccaaattgaaaacacaatttaaaattaaaatcttgctTTATAGTTGGTAGTTTCTAATTTAGCTGTCGAAAAGTACATTTTCTTTATTCATAATCAGtttaactaaacaaaaacttactcaACAGAGCAAGTTCAAAGTTCATAAGCTTAATTCACTCAAGACAAACATAAACACAATCAACagcataatttatatttttttcttccgcGTTGCAAGTGCAAATGTATTTTATCTTTTCTTTAGATAACCTTTTCTGTAGAGTGAAATCTTTTAAATCTAACTTTTTCATTTAAGCTTCAAGTCACTTTTATAGCTATAGCCTAGTCTATCTAAAATTATCTACATACCTACAcccatttaaacaaattaaccaTCAAACTGTACTCAAATGCATTTATTAACGCATCCAATTTCCAAAAGTATCTACGCATGCTTTGAGGTACATTTCCTTCCCTTTATATGCAACAAACATATTTGGAGTGGGTGTAATGTCGTGTTACTTCTGCCTCTGCCTCATAAGGAACCATTAGAAAATCATACGGCACACTTCCATTTAAAATCTAGGTCTTCGACAAAGAAAAACCCAAGGCATAAACAATAAACTACAAGTAGgtagttatttaaataaaataattttatttatttgtcactTAAAAAGAGAAAATTGACTTAACAAAAACTAGTAACCATACACGCACTCGACATAGTCACATGGGGCCTACCATAGGCGGCACTTGTCATTTGGGTTCATTCGACTGCCCAAAGGACAATTGAATACCAGAGGAAACTCTTCAAAGTTTTGCAACGAACCCATGACTCGATACCTGTCTAGAGGATGATCATCGGATATCTCAACCCAATAATGCTTCAAATCATACTTGGAGCAATAGACTTGAGCAAAACTTAGGAAGAACGTCTGTTCGGGAGTCATATCAAGACCTGGCAATGATTCATTCTTCTCGAAGTCTTCCACTTTGTTCTTAATGGCATTTTTGAAGACTCTGCGATAGGCAATTAGGGCTTCCCTCAAGCCACCACTGTCAGCGATATTTTCATCCTGGGCATTTGTCCCGTTGAGCTTGCGATTTATTTCCGGAACCGTGTATTCGTTGTAATGCTGAGCAAAGCAGTTCAAACgttcttcaaaaactttactCGACTTTTCTGACCACCAATTCCTGAGAGTCAAATTAGAATCAAAGTTCGAGCCAACATTGTCGAAGCCGTGAGTTATTTCATGGCCAAGAATATATCCAAGACTGCCGTAGTTCAAGGACTTCGGGAGGTAGGGATGATAAACTGGAGGATGTAGGATACCAGCCATTGCATTGATACTATTATCAAGGACGTAATAGAAGGCATTCACTTGGAGTACATCTAGAAGTTCCAGTGGCAGTGTAGATTCTGGCATTTCTGAGTGCAGAAAGCCATAATGAAGAAGGTCGACATTGAATTTGGCCATTTTGAGGACATTTAACGAAAAATTGTCCGTCAAGTTGAGCTTCTTTACTTCGTTGTTGTAAATTTCTGTACTGGGATCAACAACTTCACCTAACCTCGTCCGCAGCATTCGGATCTTGGCCAATGCTTCTAATCGTGTTGGCTCGTCAAGCCAATCAGCAGTTTCCACAATATTCTGCATGCTAAGTTTGATCTCAGATATGATTTCCATGATTCCATCTTCAGCAGCCCTGTCGTAGTGATCCTTCATATAGAAATGGGACAAAACCAATGGAAACGCTCGTTTAACATAGCTCAAGCAGTGAGTTCGCTGAAACTTTGAGGTCTTCACTTGTGGATGAGGATGCATTTTGAAgagaaatttcaaggccatGTAATTGGCAGCTGCTTCGGGTCGTTTTGCAATGATTGCATCCAACTTGTTATAATACCAGTCACACGGACATTCACTCACATCGGATTGTTGAAATTCGTCCACCTCCCAAGCGATTTCGAAGAACGAATCCCATTTGGAAAACTCACCCGTTTCTTCGATTATAGACAAGAAATCGCAGTGTCCGtaactgtttttcttttgttcgaCAAGCAGAGCTTCCCGCCAAAATTCTATTATATCCTCGATTATTTTATCAGCTTTAGTCTCCGACACTCCGTAAAGATTCAGGAATTCTCTCATTATCTTCTCGTTGTACACGTACCCCGGAGCGTCTTTAGTCGCAATGTTCTCCAGATATGCATCAAAATCGAAACCGAACTTCGGTAGTTCATAATACGGCGGGAAGGGAtgctttagaaatattttttccgtCACCAATCCATCGGCACCGTATCGACTAAGATGTGCCGTCATTTTAAACCAATCAAACTCCGAAGAGTTCCAAGTGGGATCGATGGCTGGAAATCCTCCTATGGCCTTCACCACCTCAAGAAACTCTTCTTTTGGCTCAAGGGGCCATAGGTTTGCATTCACACATGAGTCGAGCAGTTGTTTTGCCTTTTCCAGCTCACTCGAGAACTTTTCATTTGGCAGCCGATGTTTTTGAAGGGTAACGTCCACCAAATCGTTGACCACATAGCCTATATCGACCAGGTTATTGCGCTTTTTCAGTGTATCGATTTGCTCGATGGCATTTGGAAAGTTGCCACACGCGAACTCGTAGAAATCATCGCACGGATCGACCGAGGCGTTCATGTAGGATTTCATGCGTAGGGCGTATTTCTCACGAAAGGACTTCACTTTGTCGTCGTTTCCATGCCGAATCTCATTGTCGAGTGTGGGAGCACCGAAGCACGGCAACAAATTACAAGTTTGAATGAAAAACGCGAAAAATAACGCAATTGATTGATAGGAAAATTTCATACTAAAATCACGCTTGGACCACAACCGACTAGCCCTACACTGTCTTGCAAATGAATTCAAATGCGGTAATATTTTAGTTCGTATATTGTGTGTGgtttgtattttctattttcgtaACGTTAGTTGAACCTGACCTTCTCAGAATACAAGCTTTAGAGATAACCTTTGCGAATTCGTTTTAAATAGTAGCATACATGGAAGTTGCTCtctcaatattttaataactacaAAAGTACATAGGTAGAGAAAGTTTTGAGACTTATGAGATGAGATAAAGATTATTCGTGTTTAAACTTAAATGAAGCACAATCAAAATCAAAGCATCATTccataaagtaaacaaatagtTCAGTGTTTACAATGTGAGGAAGATTTGTCAATACATATTCGCTTATTTAGCATGTCATTATTAAGCTTGCCATATTGAGCTATTTATCAGAAATTAGACTACTTTTTCCTCAAAATTACTGACAGTGACAGTCCAATCGTAATTGTGCCTAGAATAGCCTAGTAGTTGAATATAATCTCAGGCAATTTTCGTGCAAAACACAGAATTGTCAAACACAAATTGTTAAGTGCTTACAATTCTCTTGCCAGATTGGGCTATTCATCGAAATTGGGCTACTTCTTCCTCAAAATTACTGACAGCAAAAGTCCAATCATAATCGTGCCTAAAGTACAAATAGTTAAGTGCTAACAATATGAGGCAGCTTTGTCAATACATTTTCGCTTATTTACCATGTCATTATCAAGTTTGCCAGATTGAGCTATTTATCAGAAATTGGGCTACTTTTTTTCCTAAACTACTGACAAAGGCAGCCCAATCATAATTGAGCTTAAAATGGCTTAGTATGGTAGTAGAATATAATCTCAGGAAATTTTTGGGCAAAACACAGaattgtcaaaaacaaataGTTAAGTGCTTACAATGTGAGACAGATTTGTCAATACATTTTCGCTTATTTACCATGTCATTATCAAGTTTGCCAGATTGAGCTATTTATCAGAAATTGGGCTgctttttctccaaaattacTGACAGTGACAGTCCAATCGTAATTGGGCCTAGAACTAGCCTAGTAGTTGAATATAATCTCAGGAAATGTTCGTGCAAAACACAGAATTgtcaaatacaatacaaattgtTAAGTGCTTACAATTTgaggaaaatttgtcaatacaTATGCAGGTGTTTAACGTGTCACTATTAAGCTTGACAGATTGAGCTATTTATCAGAAATTGGACTACTTTTCCTACTTAATTACCGACAGCAACAATCCAATTATAATTGGGCCCAAAGTAGCCCAAATATGAGTCAGGAAATGTTCGTGCAAAACACAGAATTgtcaaatacaatacaaattgtTAAGTGCTTACAATATGAGGCAAATTTGTCAATACATATGCAGGTGTTTAACGTGTCACTATTAAGCTTGACAGATTGAGCTATTTATCAGAAATTGGACTACTTTTCACACTTAATTACCGACAGCAACAATCCAATCATAATTGGGCCCAAAGTAGCCCAAATATGAGTCAGGAAATGTTCGTGAAAAACACAGAATTGTCATTGAGCTATTGAGCTATTTATCTCAAATTGGACTACTTTTTCTCCTAAATTACCGACAGCGACAGTCCAATCATAACTGGGCCCAAAGTAGCCCAAATATTAACTCAGAAAATTTTCGTGGAAAACACAGAATTATCAGTTTTCAGATTTTTGGATTGGTGTTTATATACTGTTTGGTCTACATTTTGGGCTACTTTTTCTTATCTGTTTTTCGGCTTCAAATATATTAGAGTTGAACTATAAAACTAGTTTAAGTCATGGCAACCCTGGTCATTATGCATATAATTATGCTCAATTACAGCCATTCAAGTTAGTCAAGAAGATTATGTCATGAGTTGTCGGAAAAAGAACAATTCTCAAAGACTATTTATTTTGTGACCTTGAAAATGATAACGAAGTTAGTCAAGCGcacgtttttaattaaaaatgttttgaacacataagtaatttataatttttatttgtttatacaatgGGATTAAGTTTAGTATTGCtatagagtttttcaataaatgaacGAGTATTTTGTAGGGAAATTAATaggtttgtatttattttgttgtcgtGACTAATTGCTTCATAAATCCACGAATTACTTCTCTAACGTTTTGAATATCTGCTCATGTGGTATCGTTGCCATTCTACCATAATCTACATTTTTCAGGAGGGTTCATCGGACTGTCTAGGGGACAATTGAACGTCTTTGAAAATTCGTCAAAATTTCTTAGTGTGCCCATTACTCGATATTTTGCTAGTGGATGTCTTGCACTAAATTGAGCCCAATAATCCTGTGGTCTTAATTTGGCACAATTAATCTGAGCAAATGAAAGAAAGAATAATTGTTCTTggctcatttttaaaattggaagaTTATATTCTTTTTCCGAATATGAATTTCCTCTGTGTTTTATAATTCTTCTATAAGTTTCAAATGCTTGTCGCAATCCAAGACTATCAGCTATGATTTCAGACAGTACATTCTCACCATTgacctttttttctaaaacatgtccttgaaagttattgtaatcgtctTCAAAACAGAAAGATCTCTTTATAGCAATTTTGAAAGATTTGCTTGACGACAAAGTATGATGAGTTCGATTAGGATTGATTTCAAAACCCCTTCCTTCAAAACCGTGACTTATCTCGTGTCCAATGATGTAGCCAAGAGTTCCATATTTAAGAGGCATTGTAAAGTCTTTATGATAAATTGGAGGATGAAATAGACCACCCATTAAAACGATGTTATTTTCGAGTAACAAGTAGAACACTCTTATTTCCACAGCGGCGTTAAGAATGCTATACGCTGTTGAAGATTTATATTCATTCATATGTAATAGCCCAAAGTGACTCATGTCAACCTTGAATTTAGTCAATTGAAGATTATTAACTGCAACATTGTCTGTTGGTTTAAGCAATTTTATTTGCTTGATATAAACGTCAGAAATAGGATCAACTATTTGACCAATACGAGAATGaagattttccaattttaacaaTGCTAATTCGCGTTCAGTCTGGTCTATCCAATCCACACTGGTTAAAACATCTTTCCAAGTGGCCTTAAGTTCTAAGATCATCCCATTGATATCGTCTTCGTTCTGCTTTTCATAATGCTCTTTCATGTAGAAATGGGAGAAAATCGTTGGTAGAGCAGTTTTGACAATATTAACACATTTACTTCGCTGAAATTTTGAAGACTCTAGTTGAGGATGTATCGAAAAGAGGAACCTCAAGGCTAAATAATTAGCAAAggcttttgcattttttttagctAATTGGTCAAGTTTGTTATAGAAATAGTCACAAGGGCAGTAGGACTCATATGAAATACGAAACTCCGTTACATTCCAAGCAATCTTAAACAAATTGGTCCATTTGTCGAAGTCTTGTCTGAGGTCATTGATAGCCCCCAGTTGTCGACATTTACTATGAACAAATTTTGCATCTATCAATGGAGCCTGAATAACTAGAATTTCCCTCCATAAATCAAATACTTCTTCTATCACTTTATCGGCTTGGTTGTTTGAGACATTGTAGACCTTCAAAAGTTGGCGCATAATATTCTCGTTGTAAATGTATCCTTCGGACTTATTTGTGGCGATATTCTCTTGATAAACGTCAAATCCAAAACCAAGTATGGGAAGTGTATAAAATGGTTTAAAGGGATAAGACAATGAAATTCTCTCCTCTACAAGTCCAACGATTCCATATCGAGTGAGATGGGCGGTCATATTGAACCAATCGAAGGAAGACTCATCCCAGTTCGGATCGATGGCGGGAAATCCACCAATGTTCTTGATCACTTCTAAATATTCTTCACTTGGCTCTATAGGTAAGAGTTTAGCCTTGGCACAGGTATTGACGAATTTCTTTGCGATTTGAAGCTCCTCGTAATATTTTTCACTGTTGGGGTCCCGTTCTTTCAGTAAAATCTCATCCATTTTATCAGTGAGCTGAAACATAATATCGAATAAGTTCGATCGCCTTAAAGATGTTTCCAAGTTCTCGATTACGTGTGAATAGTTCCCACAAGCATATTCGTAAAAATCATCACACGGGTCTACCGATGTGTTCATCAACGATCTCATGCGTTTAACGTAAGGCTCCATGAAAGATGCCTTCTCGTTGTAGAGTCTTTTTAGAGCAGCCTCATTAGGTGCAATACACTTCAGTAAGGAACACATTACAAACAAGAACTTCAAAAAGCTatttaacttcatttttaaagtttccaAGCAGATAAACGATCACCACTATCCCGACACTAAGcgaaaacaaattcttttgaTCACAGaagatggatttttatataaaattcggTTAAGAGCGacaaaaattattcagaaacataatcaatttaattccatatatatgtaggtatgtatgatGTTTTGGGAGTTCCAAACTGACGTATAAAACTATCGGAATTGatcaaatagaaacttttaAGTAGTCATTGCAACGAGTTCCACTTAACCCAGTTTCTTTGGATAATGATATGTTAATGCTAATCA
It encodes:
- the LOC129940579 gene encoding uncharacterized protein LOC129940579, with product MKLNSFLKFLFVMCSLLKCIAPNEAALKRLYNEKASFMEPYVKRMRSLMNTSVDPCDDFYEYACGNYSHVIENLETSLRRSNLFDIMFQLTDKMDEILLKERDPNSEKYYEELQIAKKFVNTCAKAKLLPIEPSEEYLEVIKNIGGFPAIDPNWDESSFDWFNMTAHLTRYGIVGLVEERISLSYPFKPFYTLPILGFGFDVYQENIATNKSEGYIYNENIMRQLLKVYNVSNNQADKVIEEVFDLWREILVIQAPLIDAKFVHSKCRQLGAINDLRQDFDKWTNLFKIAWNVTEFRISYESYCPCDYFYNKLDQLAKKNAKAFANYLALRFLFSIHPQLESSKFQRSKCVNIVKTALPTIFSHFYMKEHYEKQNEDDINGMILELKATWKDVLTSVDWIDQTERELALLKLENLHSRIGQIVDPISDVYIKQIKLLKPTDNVAVNNLQLTKFKVDMSHFGLLHMNEYKSSTAYSILNAAVEIRVFYLLLENNIVLMGGLFHPPIYHKDFTMPLKYGTLGYIIGHEISHGFEGRGFEINPNRTHHTLSSSKSFKIAIKRSFCFEDDYNNFQGHVLEKKVNGENVLSEIIADSLGLRQAFETYRRIIKHRGNSYSEKEYNLPILKMSQEQLFFLSFAQINCAKLRPQDYWAQFSARHPLAKYRVMGTLRNFDEFSKTFNCPLDSPMNPPEKCRLWKIQTTHNIRTKILPHLNSFARQCRASRLWSKRDFSMKFSYQSIALFFAFFIQTCNLLPCFGAPTLDNEIRHGNDDKVKSFREKYALRMKSYMNASVDPCDDFYEFACGNFPNAIEQIDTLKKRNNLVDIGYVVNDLVDVTLQKHRLPNEKFSSELEKAKQLLDSCVNANLWPLEPKEEFLEVVKAIGGFPAIDPTWNSSEFDWFKMTAHLSRYGADGLVTEKIFLKHPFPPYYELPKFGFDFDAYLENIATKDAPGYVYNEKIMREFLNLYGVSETKADKIIEDIIEFWREALLVEQKKNSYGHCDFLSIIEETGEFSKWDSFFEIAWEVDEFQQSDVSECPCDWYYNKLDAIIAKRPEAAANYMALKFLFKMHPHPQVKTSKFQRTHCLSYVKRAFPLVLSHFYMKDHYDRAAEDGIMEIISEIKLSMQNIVETADWLDEPTRLEALAKIRMLRTRLGEVVDPSTEIYNNEVKKLNLTDNFSLNVLKMAKFNVDLLHYGFLHSEMPESTLPLELLDVLQVNAFYYVLDNSINAMAGILHPPVYHPYLPKSLNYGSLGYILGHEITHGFDNVGSNFDSNLTLRNWWSEKSSKVFEERLNCFAQHYNEYTVPEINRKLNGTNAQDENIADSGGLREALIAYRRVFKNAIKNKVEDFEKNESLPGLDMTPEQTFFLSFAQVYCSKYDLKHYWVEISDDHPLDRYRVMGSLQNFEEFPLVFNCPLGSRMNPNDKCRLW